A window of Lacibacter sediminis contains these coding sequences:
- a CDS encoding YdeI/OmpD-associated family protein, with amino-acid sequence MPTFKAVIEIIGINPFVFVPENILAAVLQKAGKAKGPIPIKGVINKTPYRQTLVKYAGHWRLYINTIMLKDSPKRVGEAVTISIAFDPADRKLKMHPQLEKALAKNKIAKDNFQKLPASRQQEIIRYISNLKTAESVERNIAKAINFLSGTGSFVGRQSL; translated from the coding sequence ATGCCAACATTTAAAGCAGTCATCGAAATCATCGGCATCAACCCGTTTGTATTTGTTCCCGAAAACATACTTGCAGCAGTTTTACAGAAAGCAGGGAAAGCGAAAGGACCAATACCAATAAAAGGTGTGATCAATAAAACCCCTTACCGGCAAACATTGGTGAAATATGCAGGGCATTGGCGTTTATACATCAATACGATCATGCTGAAAGATTCGCCTAAGCGGGTTGGCGAAGCTGTTACTATCAGTATTGCATTTGATCCTGCAGACAGAAAACTGAAAATGCATCCGCAGCTTGAGAAAGCATTGGCAAAGAACAAAATTGCAAAAGATAATTTCCAAAAATTACCTGCCTCCCGTCAACAGGAAATTATCCGTTATATCTCTAATTTAAAAACAGCAGAAAGTGTAGAAAGGAATATAGCAAAAGCCATCAACTTCCTGAGTGGTACCGGAAGTTTTGTGGGCAGGCAATCGCTTTAA
- a CDS encoding TMEM175 family protein, which translates to MLRKKIFQQHESKTSRGTELYRIEALSDAVFAFSVSLLIMSLEVPKTFEELQTSVHHFLPFAATVSLVFFFWYLQNEYFRNYGLNDGKVIFLNLFLLVLVLFYAFPLKFLFSILLSWLTGFDYFHEVTVLGKTVLTEEEFPQLILFFSIGYAVIWFIFYLLYRHAYLNRSKLKLSIYETKYVQSQKQDAMVQMGIGLLSILFAWMDLPVWSGFCFLLIPLWLLLHHYLFKRTVKRIAQLK; encoded by the coding sequence ATGCTGCGCAAAAAGATCTTTCAACAGCATGAAAGTAAAACAAGCCGTGGTACAGAACTTTACCGCATTGAAGCATTGAGTGATGCGGTGTTTGCATTTTCTGTTTCCCTGCTTATTATGTCACTTGAAGTGCCGAAAACATTTGAAGAGCTTCAGACTTCTGTTCATCATTTTCTCCCTTTTGCAGCAACGGTAAGTCTTGTTTTCTTTTTCTGGTATTTGCAAAATGAATATTTCCGCAATTATGGTTTGAATGACGGGAAAGTCATCTTCTTAAATCTTTTTTTACTGGTGCTCGTTCTGTTTTATGCGTTTCCACTTAAATTTTTGTTTTCAATATTATTATCGTGGTTAACAGGCTTTGATTATTTCCATGAAGTGACAGTCCTGGGCAAAACAGTGTTAACAGAAGAAGAGTTTCCGCAGCTGATCCTGTTCTTCAGCATTGGTTATGCAGTCATCTGGTTTATTTTTTATTTATTGTACAGGCATGCATACCTTAACAGAAGTAAACTAAAATTGAGTATCTATGAAACAAAATATGTGCAATCGCAAAAGCAGGATGCAATGGTACAGATGGGAATTGGATTGTTAAGCATCTTGTTTGCATGGATGGATCTTCCTGTGTGGAGCGGTTTCTGTTTCCTGTTAATTCCGCTGTGGTTGTTATTGCATCATTATCTATTCAAACGTACTGTGAAGAGAATAGCTCAATTAAAATAA
- a CDS encoding AraC family transcriptional regulator has product MIFNSYTPAPSLQPYIEMYWQLSGFIQQKESVTLMPDGGINLLINIGEEITSTQFNKTIDHDTIYMVGPMLQTDVQLLTGKILLFGIKFRPGAFTYFHTYDSLNEVSNQFHEFTRKKFPDIKRKKTPPVTYLDQFYLDRFSASKNPLLPIVSDIIQSHGRLKIEEITKKHFITERSLERQFKQHIGITPKEFIDIERFNFAFATFQRRTGSSLLDIVWECGYYDHAHLTNDFKRYTGKPPSDFILSDLSKNSTGNLQ; this is encoded by the coding sequence ATGATCTTCAATTCTTACACTCCTGCCCCTTCGTTACAACCATACATTGAAATGTACTGGCAGCTGTCGGGCTTTATACAACAAAAAGAATCTGTTACATTAATGCCTGATGGCGGTATTAACCTGTTAATCAATATTGGTGAAGAAATTACATCCACTCAATTTAACAAAACAATTGACCATGACACGATTTACATGGTAGGCCCTATGCTGCAAACAGATGTACAATTACTAACAGGGAAAATTTTATTATTCGGAATAAAATTCAGGCCGGGTGCATTTACATACTTCCATACATATGATTCATTAAACGAGGTTAGCAACCAATTCCATGAATTTACACGGAAAAAATTTCCTGATATTAAGAGAAAGAAGACGCCCCCAGTTACATATCTTGACCAGTTTTACCTTGACAGATTTTCAGCATCCAAAAACCCACTTTTACCAATTGTATCAGATATTATTCAAAGCCACGGAAGGTTGAAAATTGAAGAGATCACAAAAAAACATTTTATTACTGAGCGCAGTTTAGAAAGGCAGTTTAAACAACATATCGGCATAACACCGAAAGAATTTATTGATATTGAACGGTTCAATTTTGCATTCGCAACATTTCAACGCCGAACCGGAAGCAGCCTTCTTGATATTGTATGGGAATGTGGCTACTACGATCACGCTCATCTTACAAACGATTTCAAGCGTTATACAGGCAAACCCCCAAGTGATTTTATTTTGTCGGATTTATCCAAAAACAGCACTGGCAACTTACAGTAA
- a CDS encoding serine hydrolase domain-containing protein: MRTRKIIIRSFSILLLLVIAAAVWYATKAFPIISGYFAKNLASGIYLQNRTADDVVKEDLAEFPFSLCNYSVNDSDRSVSVSVWGFAKKKAIYRDGIGCTLINDLSEEEIRKQVFNRAMIKRMNPDSIAWPNGDKLTDTIPAELNQQLLKQAVTNVMQSNFKGKPSQTRAVVVLYNGQLVAEQYATGFDKNTVMTGWSVAKSLTSAMIGILVKEGKLAIDAPAPVPEWKNTAKEKITLHMLLQQTTGVSFEEDYTRPSEVTNMLFRNGDMAAFTAKLPLKHEPGTAFNYSSGNTNILSRIIRHTVGEEAYADFPYRSLFHQLNMYSMLLEPDASGTYVGSSYSYATARDFARFGLLYYNNGMWNGEQLLPADWVQQSIQPSAADKQKHYGYQFWLNGFSKEDTGKRWYPDVPADMFFADGYGGQDIYIIPSKKLVVVRLGLRVIDENKFLKEIIASVQN, from the coding sequence ATGCGAACACGCAAGATCATCATAAGATCGTTTTCTATTTTGTTACTGTTGGTTATTGCTGCAGCTGTTTGGTATGCAACGAAAGCATTCCCCATCATCAGCGGTTACTTTGCAAAGAATCTAGCATCGGGCATTTATTTACAAAACCGCACTGCTGATGATGTTGTAAAAGAAGACCTGGCAGAGTTCCCGTTTTCATTATGCAATTATTCAGTTAACGACAGCGATCGATCAGTATCTGTTTCTGTTTGGGGCTTTGCAAAAAAGAAAGCCATCTATAGGGATGGTATCGGCTGCACACTTATCAATGATCTGAGCGAAGAAGAAATCAGAAAACAAGTGTTTAACAGAGCAATGATCAAACGAATGAACCCTGACAGCATTGCCTGGCCCAATGGTGATAAACTTACAGATACAATACCGGCTGAATTAAATCAGCAGTTGTTAAAGCAGGCTGTTACGAATGTGATGCAATCAAACTTCAAAGGAAAGCCATCGCAAACGAGAGCTGTTGTTGTTTTATACAATGGTCAACTTGTTGCAGAACAGTATGCCACTGGCTTTGATAAAAACACCGTGATGACGGGTTGGTCGGTTGCAAAAAGTTTAACCTCTGCTATGATCGGCATTTTAGTAAAAGAAGGAAAGCTGGCGATTGATGCACCTGCTCCTGTTCCCGAATGGAAGAATACTGCAAAAGAAAAAATTACGTTGCACATGTTGTTACAGCAAACAACAGGTGTGTCATTTGAAGAAGATTATACAAGACCGAGTGAAGTAACCAACATGCTGTTCAGGAATGGCGATATGGCTGCTTTTACTGCCAAGCTTCCGTTGAAACATGAACCAGGTACTGCATTTAATTATTCAAGTGGCAATACAAATATTCTCAGTCGCATCATACGCCACACTGTTGGCGAAGAAGCATATGCTGATTTTCCGTACCGTTCACTCTTTCATCAACTGAATATGTATTCAATGCTGCTGGAGCCTGATGCCTCGGGCACTTATGTTGGTTCTTCTTACAGCTATGCAACGGCACGTGACTTTGCAAGGTTCGGTTTATTGTATTACAACAACGGCATGTGGAACGGAGAACAATTATTACCTGCTGATTGGGTACAGCAATCAATACAACCATCAGCGGCTGATAAACAAAAACATTATGGTTATCAGTTTTGGTTAAATGGTTTTAGTAAAGAAGATACAGGTAAGCGTTGGTATCCCGATGTTCCTGCTGATATGTTTTTTGCAGATGGTTATGGCGGACAGGATATCTACATCATTCCGTCAAAGAAACTGGTTGTAGTAAGGTTGGGCTTACGTGTGATCGATGAAAATAAATTTTTGAAGGAAATCATAGCCTCTGTTCAAAATTGA
- a CDS encoding isocitrate dehydrogenase (NADP(+)), protein MAAKIKVTNPVVELDGDEMTRIIWKFIKEKLILPYLELDIKYYDLGVEYRDETNDQVTIDAANAIKQYGVGIKCATITPDEQRVEEFKLKQMWKSPNGTIRNILDGTVFREPIVINNIPRLVTNWTAPIIVGRHAFGDQYRATDTVIKGKGKLTMTFTPEGGGEPQTFEVYNFKGDGVAMSMYNTDESIMGFARSCFNMALSKKWPLYLSTKNTILKKYDGRFKDIFEEIYQNEFKAQFVEAGIVYEHRLIDDMVASALKWNGNFVWACKNYDGDVQSDTVAQGFGSLGLMTSVLVTPDGKTMEAEAAHGTVTRHYREHQKGRPTSTNPIASIFAWTRGLAFRGKLDGNQPLIDFANALEAVCIETVESGKMTKDLAVCVHGNKVNHGEHYLYTEEFLDAIDANLKAKLG, encoded by the coding sequence ATGGCAGCGAAAATTAAAGTAACCAACCCGGTTGTTGAACTGGATGGCGATGAGATGACAAGGATCATCTGGAAATTCATTAAAGAGAAATTGATTCTTCCTTATCTCGAACTGGATATTAAATACTATGATCTTGGTGTTGAATACAGAGATGAGACAAACGACCAGGTAACAATTGATGCAGCCAATGCAATTAAACAATATGGTGTAGGTATTAAGTGTGCAACCATTACTCCCGATGAGCAACGTGTTGAAGAGTTCAAACTCAAACAAATGTGGAAGAGTCCGAACGGAACCATCCGCAACATTTTGGATGGTACTGTTTTTCGTGAGCCGATCGTGATCAATAACATTCCACGTTTGGTTACAAACTGGACTGCACCAATCATTGTTGGCCGTCATGCATTTGGCGATCAATACCGTGCAACTGATACTGTGATCAAAGGCAAAGGAAAGTTAACCATGACCTTTACTCCTGAAGGTGGTGGCGAACCACAAACTTTTGAAGTGTATAATTTCAAAGGCGATGGTGTTGCAATGAGTATGTACAATACTGATGAAAGTATCATGGGTTTTGCACGCAGCTGTTTCAATATGGCATTGAGCAAAAAATGGCCGTTATATCTTTCTACAAAAAATACGATCCTCAAAAAATATGATGGACGTTTCAAAGATATTTTTGAAGAGATCTACCAGAATGAATTCAAAGCACAGTTTGTTGAAGCAGGTATCGTGTACGAACATCGTTTGATCGATGATATGGTGGCGAGTGCATTAAAATGGAACGGCAATTTTGTTTGGGCTTGTAAGAACTATGATGGTGATGTGCAAAGCGATACTGTTGCACAAGGTTTCGGTTCACTTGGTTTAATGACTTCCGTATTGGTTACACCTGATGGTAAAACAATGGAAGCAGAAGCTGCGCATGGTACTGTAACACGTCACTACCGTGAGCATCAGAAAGGTCGTCCAACATCAACAAATCCAATTGCATCAATCTTTGCATGGACACGTGGTTTGGCTTTTCGTGGTAAGCTAGATGGTAATCAACCACTGATCGATTTCGCTAATGCACTCGAAGCTGTTTGTATTGAAACAGTAGAAAGCGGTAAGATGACAAAAGATCTTGCTGTATGTGTGCATGGCAATAAAGTAAATCATGGCGAGCATTATTTGTACACAGAAGAATTCCTGGATGCAATTGATGCAAACCTGAAAGCAAAGCTTGGATAA
- a CDS encoding metallophosphoesterase family protein, which yields MKRSDFLQTSAALVGSSLLPFNSSAENKKTGKIRFAYLTDIHVKPDAVAEAGMAKAFQHVQSLKSKVDFIINGGDSIMDSLDADKQKTKTQWDLFHSILKKENSLPVYHCIGNHDVWGWFIKNDRPEADKLYGKQWAVETLALPKRYYSFTKGKWHFIVLDSTQLNPAGGYIAYIDPEQLDWLQQELSNSKDKFICIVSHIPILSICAGLFFNKTEVNGDLKIQRNLMHTDFFALKKLFLGNPNIKVCLSGHIHLQDEVDYLAVKYFCNGAVSGNWWKGAFQEFEPAYAVFDFYDDGTFTRKMMKLS from the coding sequence ATGAAAAGAAGTGATTTCTTACAGACTTCAGCCGCACTTGTCGGAAGCAGTTTATTGCCTTTCAACAGCTCAGCAGAAAACAAGAAAACAGGTAAGATACGTTTTGCTTATCTCACCGATATTCATGTAAAGCCCGATGCTGTTGCCGAAGCCGGTATGGCAAAAGCATTTCAGCATGTGCAATCATTAAAATCAAAAGTTGATTTTATTATCAATGGCGGCGATTCCATTATGGATTCTCTGGATGCGGATAAACAAAAAACAAAAACACAATGGGATCTGTTTCATTCCATTCTGAAAAAAGAAAACAGTCTGCCGGTTTATCATTGTATCGGCAACCACGATGTGTGGGGTTGGTTCATTAAAAACGACCGGCCCGAAGCAGATAAATTATATGGTAAACAATGGGCAGTGGAAACACTGGCTTTACCGAAACGTTATTACAGTTTTACAAAAGGTAAATGGCACTTTATTGTACTCGACAGCACACAACTCAATCCTGCAGGCGGTTATATCGCCTACATCGATCCGGAACAACTGGATTGGCTGCAACAGGAGTTAAGTAATTCAAAAGATAAATTCATTTGTATTGTTTCGCACATACCTATTCTCTCGATCTGTGCAGGTTTGTTTTTTAATAAAACTGAAGTCAATGGTGATCTGAAGATTCAACGAAACCTGATGCACACCGATTTTTTTGCATTGAAAAAATTATTTCTTGGTAATCCCAATATTAAAGTTTGCCTGAGTGGTCACATTCATTTGCAGGATGAAGTGGATTATCTTGCTGTGAAATATTTTTGCAACGGAGCAGTATCAGGCAACTGGTGGAAAGGTGCCTTCCAGGAATTTGAACCGGCTTATGCAGTATTTGATTTTTATGATGACGGAACCTTTACCAGAAAAATGATGAAACTCTCCTAA